Genomic DNA from Gemmatimonadota bacterium:
CTGTTGCTCGCCTCCGGAAAGCTGGGCCGGGAAGTGGTGGAGGCGCTCCTCTAGGCCCACCATGCGCAGCGCCTCCTCGGGATCGTAGGGCTCCTCGGAGATCTCGGTGACCAGGCGGACGTTCTCCAGCGCGGTGAGGCTGGGTAGCAGGTTGAAGAACTGGAAGACGAAGCCGACGTGCTCCCTCCTGAAGTCCGTGAGCTCCGACTCGTCCGCTTCGCTCAGCCGGTGGTGGCCGAAGGCGACGTCCCCCTCGGTGGGCGTGTCGAGTCCGCCGAGGATGTTCAGCAGGGTGGACTTGCCGCTGCCCGAAGGTCCGAGAATGACGACGAACTCGCCCGGGCTCAGGTCGAGGTCCGTGCTCTCCAGCGCGCGCACCTCCACCTCGCCCATCTCGTAGACCTTGGTGAGGCCACGCGCGCGGAACACGGGCGCGCTATCCGGGCCCGTGACGGGCTCGGTCCGGTGGACCTTATCGGGTGAGAGCGGGGGCATGGCTCATCCTCGATGACGATGCGGCTGCATCAATCTACGGTCCAGGCGCGGCGGCCGTCGTCAGGCGGAGGGACACCCCGTGTGGGGCGCCTCCCCTCAGCCTGGGCGCAGCACGCGCCCCGGCGCGTGAGCCATGCGCTCACCGTCGCGGAGCACCCACGCGCCGTTGACCAGCACGTGCGGGATCCCGTCCGGGTAGCGGTGGGGGTCGTCGAAGGTCGCCACGTCCTCCACGCGGGAGGGGTCGAACGCGACCAGGTCGGCGAAGGCGCCGGGCGCCACGAGTCCGCGGTCCACGAGACGCAGCCGGCGCGCGGGGGCGCTCGTCACCTTGGCGATCGCGGCCTCGAGAGGTAGGACCCCGAGGTCCCGGACGTAGCGCCCGAGCACGCGGGGGAAAGAGCCATAGGTACGCGGGTGTGGGGCGCCCCCGGAGAGCGGGCCGTCTGTCGCGCGGGCGCCTCCGTCAGAGCAGACCATGCCGGCTGGGTGGGCGAGCGCCCGCTCCACGTTGTCCTCGGTCATGGCAGTGACCACCACGCCGGTCCGGTTGCGATCGCCGACGATCAGGTCGAGCACCACGCGCCACGGATCGACCCCTCGGTCCCCGGCCAGCTCGCCGAGGTCGTGACCTACTGCGTAGGCGAAGGCATCGTCTCCCGCTGATGTGACCTGGAAGCGGCCCCAGTCGCCGACCTTGGCCACCTTCTCCCGGGCCGCGGCCTCCAAGCGCCCTGCGTCGTCGCCCGAGAGTCGACCGATGAGCGCTTCGGTCCCCCCCTCTCTCGCCCACAGCGGGAACAGCGTGGCGCCCAGAGAAGTCGCGTACGCGGTGTAGGGATACACATCGAAGGTCACGTCCGCGCCGCCGGCACGCGCCCGGTCGATCAGCTCGAGCGCGACGTCTCCCTTCCACCAGTTGCGCCCTCCGAGGGCCTTCAGGTGCGACACGTGGGCCGGCACGCCCGCGCGGCTGCCCACCGCGAGCGCCTCCTCGATGGCGGCCAGGAGGGTGTCGTCCTCGTTGCGGATGTGGCTCGCGTAGGGAAGGCCCGTGGTACGGAGCGGGGCCGCGAGAGTGGCGAGCTCGTCGGTGCTGGCGAACCCCCCTGGCAGATACTCCAGTCCGCTGGACAGGCCGCACGCGCCCGCGGCCAGCGCCTCCACCACGTGCTCCACCATGCGCGCCAGCTCCTGCGCGGACGCGGGCCGGTCGTCCAGCCCGACGACTCGCTGACGCACCGTCCCCGCGCCGATCATGCTCGCCACGTTGGGAGCCATGCCGTCCCGCTCGAGCCGCGCGAAGAAGCCACCCAGGTCGCGGAAGTCGATGTCGACATCCAGTCGCCCGCGCGCCGCGGCGGCCATCCCATCCGACCAGGGTCCGACCGAGCTGCCGTCCTGGCCGGCGACCTCCGTCGTGACCCCCTGGCGGATCTTGCTCTCGGCGCGCGGGTCGACGAGCAGGCCGAGGTCGGTGTGCGAATGGATGTCCACGAACCCGGGCGCCAGCGCGAGCCCCTCCAGGTCCACCTCGTCCAGGTCGGCCGCTCCGGGCAGACTCGGACCGATCGCCGAGATGCGATCGCCCAGGATGCGTACGTCCGCCCGCAGGGGAGGACGCCCCGTGCCGTCGTACACGACCCCTCCGCGCAGAATCAGCCCGGCCCTGCGCGCGCGGAGAACGCCGGGCACCCGTGATCCCTCGACCTCGGCTTCCTTCGCCAACAGATCAGCCGGGCGCGCCAGGATGGCACCCGCGGCGGCACCGAGGATCTCCAGGAAGCGGCGGCGACTCGATCGGTTCTCTAATTTCTGCAACGGGCGTCTCCGTCGGCGTGAACGGACCTACCTGCCTCCCCGGTAGGACCTTGCGAAACCACCGGCCTGCGCGCCAGGGCGGGATGCGGCTACGACATCGTCGCGTGTCGACTACGTAGTTCCGCGGAACCGCCTGGGGCCTCTCGACCCCGATCTTCGGCTGCAGGTACCGGCGCCGCCCTGCGCCCAGCCGAGGAAGAATTGCAATGAACGACACACCCGCAGCGGGCCGCCGAACGCGGGCCACCCCGACGAGAGAGCCTCCTTGCGCCACAAACGGCCGTCCAGCAGTGTCAATGGAACCCGCTCAACGCATACCGTACGGGGGCCGCCGAATCATGGTCGACGTCAGGACGCTCGGCACCGTCGCGATCTCCGCCGAAGGTGAGAGGCGCCTGGGTCTTCTGGCGCACCCGGACGCATTCGTGCTGTTCACGATGCTGGCACTCGAGGGCCCGCTGGATCGGTCCGACCTGCTCGGCATGCTCGCGGGCGATCGGCCCTCCGGCTCCGGACACCGTGCCAGCGAGGAGCTTCTCTCCGAGCTGATCGCCGTTATCCGGGCTTCGCTGGGTCATGAAGCGGTCGATGATGCCGCCACTGAGGTCCGACTCGGTTCGACGCCGGGGGTGAGGCTCGACGTCGCTCGCTTCGAAAAACGAGTCGCGGCCGGGGACTGGGCCGGGGCGTTGCGCGAGTACGGCGGAGCATTCCTGGTGGGCATGCCGCCCCTGTCGGTGCGGGGACTGGCCCGGTGGCGAGAGGCGAAGCGGGACCGGCTTGCCGCCCAGGCGCAGGCGGCGCGCGCGCGGGTAGGCGGGGCAGGATCCGCCGGCGACGCCGGGGCTCCCGAGGCCCTGCCGGATCCTCCGCGTTCGCCACTCACCCGGTTCATGGACCGCCTGCGCGAGCGCGTCATCTATCGGCTGGCCGTCGTCTACGTAATGGTCGCGTGGGCGGCGCTCCAGGTGGTGGACATGCTGGTCGATCGGGAAGTGCTGTCCGGCGCCTTTTTCAGGGCCGCGCTTGTCGTCGCGCTGGTGGGCTTCCTGATCGTGATCCTGTTCGCATGGGCCCAGGAAGACACCGCCGTCGGCGTGGATGGATCACCCGGAACGCGTGGCCCCTGGCCCCGTTGGGTGCGCAAGCCGCGAACGACCCAGGTGGTCGCCGCGCTCGCCGCGGCGCTGGTGATCCTGATTGCCAGTTTCGTCGTCCTGCGGCGCGTGCTCCCGGAGCCGCCACCCGCCACGGGCGCGGACCCGCGCAGCGTCGCGGTGCTCTACTTCGACGACTTCAGCCCGGGCCAGGATCTCGGGTCCCTCGCGAGCGGCTTCACCAGCGACCTCATCGGCCAGTTGCACGCAGTGCCCACGCTGGACGTGAGGTCTCTCAGCGCGGTCAAGCCTTACCGCGGCGGGGAGGTCCCGCTGGACAGCGTTTTCCAGGATCTGAACGTCGGCGCGATCGTCGAGGGCGGATTGGCTCGGTCCGGGGACAGCCTCAGGGTCACCGTGCGCTTGATCGCCGCTGCCGACAGCGGCGCCAGGGTGGTCGCGTCCGCCGATCTATTCGGCGCGACGGGCAACGAGCTGGCGCTCGGCGCGGACCTCGCCACCGAGGTGGCGAGGCTGCTGCGCGAGGAGCTCGGCGTGGAGATCCGCCTGAGATCCCTGCGCGCCGAGACGGAAAGCGACGACGCCTGGCTGCTGGTCCAGCGAGCGCTCGAAGCTCGCGATGAGGCGATAGCGATTCTCCCGTCCGATGCCCCGGGCGCGATCGGATCGCTGGTAGCATCCGACTCGCTCCTTGCCGAGGCCGAACGGCTGGACCCCGACTGGACCACGCCGATCGTGGAACGCGGTTGGACCGCGGAGCGCAGATCCCTCGCCGAAACAGAGTTCGCGGGCAGCTACGTAGCATCCTGGGCGAGCGAGGCGATGCGGCACGCCGATCGGGCGTTGGCGAAGGCCCCCGGCGACGCGGCGGCGGCCGAACTGCGGGGCCGGGTGGGGTTCGGACTGGCGGAGGTCGCCGCCGAGCCGGAAGCGGGGGATCTGATGCGGGAAGCGGAGCGCGATCTGCTGGCTGCGCTGCGAGCCGACCCGGATCGGCCCGTTGCCGCGTGGGCGCTCAGCAGACTGTATCGAAGACAGAACCGCTACGAGGAGGCGTTTCGGTACGCGCGGCGGGCGCTGGAGGCGGATTATTATTTCGATCAGGCGCCCTCGGTCGTCTATCAGCTCTATACGACGGCGAACGATCTGCGGGACGGTGAGGCAGCGGACCGGTACTGCTCGGAAGGTCGTCGGCGCTGGCGACAGATAGGGGCGTTCTACATTTGCGGCCTCATCCTGTTCAAGTCCTACGGGGCCGACTCGAGCGACGTGCAGAGCGCCTGGGAACTGCAGGACGGCTTGGTGCGCGTTTCCACGGAGGCCCGGAGGAGCGTGAATCGGCGCTACGGCCTGATGCTGTTGGCGGGCGTCGCCGCCAAGGCCCAACTCGGCGACTCGGCGCGCGCTCTGATCGAGCGCGCACGGGAGCCCGAGCCGATACCACTTTTCGCCAGAGATG
This window encodes:
- a CDS encoding ABC transporter ATP-binding protein → MPPLSPDKVHRTEPVTGPDSAPVFRARGLTKVYEMGEVEVRALESTDLDLSPGEFVVILGPSGSGKSTLLNILGGLDTPTEGDVAFGHHRLSEADESELTDFRREHVGFVFQFFNLLPSLTALENVRLVTEISEEPYDPEEALRMVGLEERLHHFPAQLSGGEQQRVAIARAVAKRPDVLLCDEPTGSLDYETGKLILEVLEQVNRETDTLTVVVTHNASIGALADRVLRMRSGSIVAEEKNEVRASPADIEW
- a CDS encoding D-aminoacylase — encoded protein: MQKLENRSSRRRFLEILGAAAGAILARPADLLAKEAEVEGSRVPGVLRARRAGLILRGGVVYDGTGRPPLRADVRILGDRISAIGPSLPGAADLDEVDLEGLALAPGFVDIHSHTDLGLLVDPRAESKIRQGVTTEVAGQDGSSVGPWSDGMAAAARGRLDVDIDFRDLGGFFARLERDGMAPNVASMIGAGTVRQRVVGLDDRPASAQELARMVEHVVEALAAGACGLSSGLEYLPGGFASTDELATLAAPLRTTGLPYASHIRNEDDTLLAAIEEALAVGSRAGVPAHVSHLKALGGRNWWKGDVALELIDRARAGGADVTFDVYPYTAYATSLGATLFPLWAREGGTEALIGRLSGDDAGRLEAAAREKVAKVGDWGRFQVTSAGDDAFAYAVGHDLGELAGDRGVDPWRVVLDLIVGDRNRTGVVVTAMTEDNVERALAHPAGMVCSDGGARATDGPLSGGAPHPRTYGSFPRVLGRYVRDLGVLPLEAAIAKVTSAPARRLRLVDRGLVAPGAFADLVAFDPSRVEDVATFDDPHRYPDGIPHVLVNGAWVLRDGERMAHAPGRVLRPG